Proteins encoded together in one Triticum dicoccoides isolate Atlit2015 ecotype Zavitan chromosome 7B, WEW_v2.0, whole genome shotgun sequence window:
- the LOC119335639 gene encoding putative cysteine proteinase inhibitor 7, which translates to MRTNLLLVAIATIVHVVATPTTAIPGGWFKIKNIADPHIQELGKWAVLEHTQLGGNDGLRFVKVVSSEEQIVNGVNYRLVIDALRLDGSHGTYKAVLFEKDSSNPKTRKFISFTPAN; encoded by the coding sequence ATGAGAACCAACCTCCTCCTTGTGGCCATTGCCACCATCGTCCATGTCGTTGCTACGCCAACCACGGCAATCCCCGGGGGCTGGTTTAAGATCAAGAACATCGCTGACCCGCACATCCAGGAGCTTGGCAAGTGGGCAGTATTGGAGCACACCCAACTAGGGGGCAATGATGGGCTCAGGTTTGTGAAGGTGGTGAGCAGCGAGGAGCAGATTGTGAATGGTGTAAACTATCGGCTTGTCATTGATGCCTTGAGGCTCGATGGCTCACACGGTACATACAAGGCAGTGTTGTTCGAGAAGGACTCGAGTAACCCAAAGACACGGAAGTTCATATCTTTCACCCCTGCAAATTGA